The candidate division TA06 bacterium genome includes the window TAGCTCAATGCTCCCAGCTCAGGCTGATACAGGATGGCTCCAGGAGCGTTCACAGCGCCCTCAACATAAACAACATCCTCAACAGAGGGTATAACCAATATGTCTCCATCCTCCATCAGTACGTCAGCCAGAGTATCGCCCTCCACTAGCACCTTTTCCAGGTCCACTCCTATCTTGATTGCCTTGCTCTCTGCTCCCGTGCGGCGTTTAACATAGGAATTTCTAAGATCAGCCCAGGGGGCGACTCCTCCAGCTTTTCTCACTATTTCAGTTGCTTTGTCCCCTGCTTCGAGCTCATATATCCCCTCGCTTGTCCTTGTCTGTTCGGCTGTCAAGGCACTGATTCTCAAGCTGTAAACGCCAGAGCCATAGACGGCTCCACGGACTGTCACCCTCTTCTTCATGGCCGGCACCATGATGATGTCGCCATCCATGACGAAGGGATTGGCAGAAGCGTCTCCTGTGAGCTCAAAGCTGTACAGATTGATGATAGAATGGACGTCACCTCCCCGGAGCAGTTCAATACTGGCTCTTGATGCAGTTCCTTGGAGTTCCGCCCTCTTCAGAACTTCAGACGCACGAGTGACCGGCGTCGCACCAACGACACCGGGCTTGAACACATCCCCTACAACAAAAACCTTGCAGCGTCTGAAACGCGCCAGCCCCAACGACACCTGCACATCCTTGAAATACTTGGATGCAACTTCATTGGCCTTCTTTTCCGCATTGGCAAGGGTCATGCCGCTCACCTGTATCCGATCAATCGTCTTGTAGACAGGGATCCGAAGATTTGAGGCTTCACCAATTGTGACTCTTGAGACCGGCGTCTTCAGATAGAGTCTGCCTTGAAGAGTGACGCTCCCCCAGTACATATCGGTTATGGATCCCGTTAGAGAAATGAAGAGCCCATCTCCCGGGCCTAGGACATAGGTCTCTGGATCCACAGGTGACTCAAGAGCAGTTTCAGCCTCACCCGCGGGTACACCCAGATCTCCAGATTCCTGAGCAAGAACGAAGCCTGGAACCAAGACCAACGCACATACACACAGAAGTCTGAGACCACACATGTCGTTTCTCCTATTGAAGACCGCTTTCAAAAAAACCGGCACCCTGGGGGCCCGGCATAAAAATCCGGGTGAGTGTGTACCCCAGCTCGCCAAAGGCTACGCGTCGCCGCTCGGGCTATTTGAGCAGACGAAAAGAACATGGGCTAAACTCTAATGCCCCAATGTTCGGCCTACCTTTAACGAACCTCGATAAACACCACCCTTCCAGTAAAACCTACAACCAAATTGTACTTGTTTACCTAAATCTTGTCAAGAGATTTCTTGGGTCCGAGCCCGCAACCTAACAGATTGAGGCACAGAATCTTACACCGCTAATTCTCGACACAAAACCCATGGTGTGGAATCTACAGCCTCGAATACCAATCCCTGTAGAAATCCTGATACTCTCTTCGCCCTTCTCTAATCTTCTTCCACCAGTCCCCGTTTGCCTTGAACCAGTCCACGGTTTTCCCCATCCCTTCTTCGAGCCCTGTCCCGGCTTCCCATGACAGAAGATCCCTGGCCTTATCAGTAGCTGATATGAGCCTTTCCACATGGCCTGGCCTATCACCCACATGCTTTATGAGTGACTTCGGTTTGCCGACCGCTTCCAGGATAATTCGCGTAATCGTCAGTACATCGTAGTCCTTCCCGGTCCCAAGATTTATCACTTCACCCTTAATTCTCTCCACATCCATATTCATTACCCTATCCAGAGCTTCGCAACAGTCCTCTACGTACAGCCAGTCTCTGGTGTTCTTTCCCGCGCCGTACACAGGAAGTTCTTTATCCTCGAGCGCGTTTGTAATAAACAAGGGCATCAGCTTCTCTGGAAACTGGTTCGGGCCGTAGTTGTTAAAGGGCCTTATTATACATGTCGGCACACCATAGGTTATGAAATAAGCATACGCAAGCCTGTCTGCCCCACACTTCGCCGCTGCATACGGGCTCTTGGGTTTCAATGGATGCTCTTCTGTCATCGGAATCTGCTCCGCGGTTCCGTAGACCTCGCTCGTAGATATGTGGACAAACCTTTCAATGGGATGTTTTCTCGCCGCTTCCAGAAGAACCTGGCTTCCCTTAACATCAGTACTAATGAATGGATCAGAATTGTCTATGGACCTGTCTATGTGCGT containing:
- the rfbB gene encoding dTDP-glucose 4,6-dehydratase, which gives rise to MTILVTGGAGFIGSNFVKLCMRKHPEARVVVLDALTYCGNMENFTKEILESDNFEFIHGDVRDRELVEKTMQRVDKVIHFAAETHIDRSIDNSDPFISTDVKGSQVLLEAARKHPIERFVHISTSEVYGTAEQIPMTEEHPLKPKSPYAAAKCGADRLAYAYFITYGVPTCIIRPFNNYGPNQFPEKLMPLFITNALEDKELPVYGAGKNTRDWLYVEDCCEALDRVMNMDVERIKGEVINLGTGKDYDVLTITRIILEAVGKPKSLIKHVGDRPGHVERLISATDKARDLLSWEAGTGLEEGMGKTVDWFKANGDWWKKIREGRREYQDFYRDWYSRL